The Acinonyx jubatus isolate Ajub_Pintada_27869175 chromosome B3, VMU_Ajub_asm_v1.0, whole genome shotgun sequence genomic interval TCCCCGTCCCTAAACACTTTTCCTCTggactctggggcgcctgggcctccctccctccgaCGAGGCGTTTGTGGCCCTATCCACCGTGTCTGCGGAGGCGCGCCCTGTCCGTGAGGCTCTGGGACACCCAGCTCGGGGCTCCGGGCCCCCAGCACGGGTTGTGCCGAGCTCCGCTGAGCGGGTGGGACCCCCCCGGGTGGgacccccccccgcctcccccccgccccccgccccccgtcccgGCCTCCGCGGTCGAGGTCCTGCTTGAGTGTTTGGAAGAGGGTACCAGCCAAATTCACTGCAACCTCAGAAAGAGGCTTTCCACGAAGAAGGGGTGTCATCTTTCCAAAATTTACGACCCCCTCCGCGTGTCCCCTGCTTCGTCCCAGGGCCAGCGCCCCGCGAGGTGCGACCTCGGGTGACAGCCCCACGCGGGGCCGGAGGGGATCCGGTCTTCGGAAGGGGTTCCTCAGCCGAGGGGCGCAGTGGGGACCCCACGGGGGGGAGAGAGGATTGGGGACACGGAGGCGTAGGCGGCAAATATCGCGAgagagccccctcccccgccgcgcccctcatcccctcccaccccggtgccccagctGGCGGCGCGCCGGGGGCCCGGCTGGGCGAGGCGGGGCGGGCCGGGAAGGGGCGGCGAGGGTGACCTCAGCGGTTCCGCCGCTCCGGGAAGTCGCCTCGGcccgccccctccagcccccgccCCGAGTTTCGCTCTCTCCGGGGCGGGGCGACGGCGGCCGCTGCCTGGCCGGCCAAGTTGGAGCGCGCCCCGCCCGGCGCCCTCCCGGCCGGGGCACGCCGCCCGGAGCCCCGCGCACCGGGGCCGCACCGGGGAGGGCgcgcggcgcgggcggcggccgGAGAGCGGCGCGGGGCGGCGGAGGTGAGCGCGGGGGGCGGGCGCCGGCtccgcccgccccgcccgccggcCCGCTCCCCACGGCCGCGCTGCCATAAATGgggcccgcggcggcggcggcggcggcggtggcggagggccgggcggcgggcggggacGCGGGCGTCGGGGGACGCGGCGCCCCGCGGAGAAGTTCGGGGGCGGCCCGGCGGGGACGCGCGCAGGTTCGCGCCCCGAGACCCGCCCCGCGGCCGGCGGCTTCTGTTTCACTCGCGGGCGAGCCGGTCCCGCCCGGGGCAGGTGCGGGGGCGCGCGGGGGCGCCCCGTCTGCGCCCGCGGAGGCCGGCGGCCGCATGGAGTTCCCGGAGCACGGCGCGCGGCTGCTGGGCCGCCTGCGGCAGCAGCGGGAGCAGGGCTTCCTGTGCGACTGCACCGTGCTGGTGGGCGCCGCGCGCTTCCCGGCCCACCGCGCCGTGCTGGCCGCCTGCAGCGTCTACTTCCATCTCTTCTACAGGGACCGGCCCGCGGGCGGCCGCGACGCCGTGCGGCTCAACGGCGACGTGGTCACGGCGCCCGCCTTCGGCCGCCTGCTGGACTTCATGTACGGGGGCCGCCTGGACCTGCGCAGCCTGCCGGTGGAGGACGTGCTGGCCGCCGCCAGCTACCTGCACATGTACGACGTCGTCAAGGTCTGCAAGGGCAGGCTGAGGGACAGGGGCCGCGCGCTGCCCCGGGGGCCCCCCGCCGCCCGGGCAGAGCCGCTCGGGCCGCCGCCGCGCACCCAGCCCGCCCGGGCCCCGGAGAAGGCCGGGCCGCCCCGCTCTGGGCTCTGCGCGCTCCCCCCGCGAGCCCCGGGGCCCCCTCCCTGGCAGGCCCCGGGAGACGCCGAGCGGGCCCTGGACCTGTCGCTGAAGCCGGGCCGCAGGCGGGAGCCAGCGCACGCACCGCGCGTCCTTCACACAGCCCCCCGCGTCCAGATGCAACACGGCGCGCAGCCACCAGTGCGGGACTCGCGGGACTCGCCGTCGGAACGGGACGGCGGCGCCCACGGCCCCCCGCAGCCACCCTGCGCCCCTGCGGCCGAGCCGTCGGCGGGCGGCCGCGAGCCGGAGCCGAAGCCGGAGCCGGATGCGGAGCTGGGGGCCCGCGGGGACGAGCTGGGCCCCGGCGCGCGCCCGTGCGTGTGCCCGCTGTGCGGCAAGCTGTTCCCCGGGGCCCACGTGCTGCAGCTGCACCTGAGCGCCCACTTCCGGGAGCGGGACGGCGGCCGGGCGCGCCTCTCGCCCGACGGCACGGTGCCCACCTGCCCGCTCTGCGGGAAGACCTTCTCGTGCACGTACACGCTGAAGAGGCACGAGCGGACCCACTCGGGCGAGAAGCCCTACACGTGCGCGCAGTGCGGCAAGAGCTTCCAGTACTCGCACAACCTGAGCCGCCACGCGGTGGTGCACACGCGCGAGAAGCCGCACGCCTGCCGCTGGTGCGAGCGCCGCTTCACGCAGTCGGGGGACCTCTACCGCCACGTCCGAAAATTCCACTGTGGGCTGGTCAAGTCCCTGCTGGTGTGACTTGTGTTCGTGCGGcgcgagggggtgggggtgggctggaaaagggaggggaggggcctccGGGCTGGGACACCCGGATGGAGCTGCggcggggttggggggagccCCGGGATCAGAGCTCCCAGCGTGGAAGACCACTGCTGCCCCTGGCGGGGACCTCACACTGGGGGTGACTCAGGGTGGCTCGGGCAGCCCTCTTCCACGCCCGgcccctgctcccttcctccgACTCACGTCTGCCCCCAGCCCGTGCCCTGATCTTAAACACCGTCttgccctccttccccctccagcCAGTGTCTCCTTTGCCCGGAGCTCCGGCCCAGGCTCCTTGGCTCCAGGAGGCACGTGTGTCCCCCTCCGAGGGCTCTCCTGACCACCCGCACTGGCGCACTGGCAGAGCGTGTCCCAAAAAGGGACTGTCAGCGCGTCCCAAAGCGTGTCAGAAGCTGTCAGCGTGTCCCAAAAAGGGCACTTGGACGGAACAGGCCGCCCCGGCGGGTGGCAGTGGGAGCTTCTTCGGGAGGCCCCGGGCACAGGGAGCGCGGGCAGGGGAAATCAGGGTTCTGCAGAACCTGCCAGACGCTGAGTGGCTCCGGGGTTCCAGGTGCCGGGGTGGGAGGTGATCCCGACCACACGGGAACTCCGGTGGAGGGAGGGAATCGGAACTTGGAAATGATTCTCTTTAGACGCAGAAGGAGCCTCCCTGAGGCTGCCAGCTGTCTTCCCGTGGGCGATGGGCCGTGCTCTTCCCTGCCTGAGCACAGGGTCCAGGGTGCTTCTGCGCATCCCTCGGGTGGGGCCGGGAAGGGCCTGGGAAGGGAGCCGCCCACCGGCGTGGCCGCAGGTTGCCCCTGGGCTGCTGTGGGCGTCGCCCTGAGGTCACTGCCTGCTCAGGGTCTCCCTGGAGCTGCCGGTCATTTCCAGAGCCGTGATCTGGGGGCCCGAAGCTGCTCTCTCTGATCGGGGGCAGTGTTTGCaggccttcccttccctccagtgGGGCCTGGGCGAAAGCTGCCATCGGATAGAgagggcacggggtgggggggcaagccCCTGATGGGCTGGGGTCACAGCTCCCACTGTCATCCACAGCTCCTAGAATGGGCAGACCTCTGAGTGTGCGTTTGGAGGGGCCACCCCGCCTAGCCCGCCTACTCACTCAGCAAATCTTGCTGCCGGAATGTCCTCGCTGACGGCAAGGAGAGAGGCCAGAGGGAGGCCTGCCACAGCTCCCGGGGGCCCTGCAGGTGGCAGACCCCCGGGACTCCGGGTTCCCACTGACTGGAGGCACTGAGGACAGAGTCCAGCCAAGTTTAAGTTATTCTCCCGTCTCCTGGCAACACTTGATGTCCTATTTATTCATCTGTCTGGTCTGGAGTGAAATGACCGGTGACCTTCACAGCAGGTGGACCGAAGGGGCCGTCTCCCCCCACAGGCTCCCCGCTCTCCTGGTGTGTGGGCCGCCCACCGTGCAGTGCGGGGGGGCCCCCTCCCCATTGGTGCTTGGGGTTCAGAGGCCCTGGACTGGCTGcagacagagagagctggggaaggggaccCCCTGCTTGTGAGTATCCCGGAAGGGCTGATGGCACCTCACACTCGGTGCCCTGTACCGAGTCAGggttccgtgtgtgtgtgtgtgtgtgtgtgtgtgtgtgtgtgtccccaagCCACGCCCACAGCCCAGTGGGCAGCAGGGAGACTGGGTTCTCCCCAGGGGTTTCCACGAGGAAGAAACTTACTGTCCTCCCCTGAGTTCTCAACACTGGATTCATCGTCTTCTGCAAACAGTTACTGTGAAGTTAATGTAAAGAGAGGTGGTGAGTTTATTTGTTAACCAACGCAGTTCCGACGAAATCTCTATATATTTAACGCCCTGATTGTGTGGGAACGTGTATTAGAGGCGCGAGCAGGTGCACTTCGAGGGGAGCCTGCCGGGTGGGGTCCTCGCAGGCTGGTCCAGCCTCCTCCTCACGGCCTCGTGCTGCTCTGCCCCTGGGGTGACGGCTCCCGGTGACCCAGAGGACAGTTGTTTGTGCGTAGCGTTTGGCGGGAGGTTTCCTTTGCACGCACCCGCCTGCCACGACAGTCTGGAAACCGGCGCTGTCTTCCTGTGTTCACATGATCGTCTTGATGATGACCGTGGTAATAAAGTCTGCCCCAGGTGGAGATGGGCAGGATTATTCCTGGGGACCGGGGTGTGCATGTCCCcgggtgtgtgtgtgaagtgtggGCGCTGCTGgtctgggggggggcgggggagggtccCGGTGGGCAGCGGCCACTCGGGGGGGCCCTGTCTCAGGTGGCATCACCTGCTGTGCCCCGTGGGGGGGCGtgggccagggcagggctgtggaTGGGTCGCCTCCACTGCCCTGAGTGAGGGGAACAGGATGCAGGCTGGGACCCGGTCAGAGGCCTCAAACTTCttcggggggagggggtgtcaaaGGGGGCCCCTGCTGGGCAGCCACAGGCCCTGGAGCTTGGATCTGAGGCTCCTCCCGACGCTCTGGTCTTGAGTACTCCCGTGTGCCCCCCCCACATGCCCTTTGCCCTCTGTCCTCCCACCGTAACTCCGgtgcctcccacctccctcagggtggggctgggcccTCAGAGACCTGGATCTGGGCAGTGCTGGTGGGCctggccccaggggtggggggctgggggcggctCTGGAGCCCTGAGCCAGATCAGAGCTGGCAGGTGGGCTCGGGTGGGTGCCCCAGCCCTTGCCCGGCCCTCGCGTGGGAGCAGGAAGCTGGAGGCTCTCAGCATGTCCCTGGGCCCGGGGCAGAGGAGCACACGGCCTCACGTGCAGGCCAAGCCTCGCTCTGGCCAAAGTGTCCTTCAGGAAGAGCGGAAGCAGACAGacccaggggcagggcagggaccaAGGGGTCCCCAGAGGTGGTGCTCAGCTGAGCTGGTGCTGAAAAGCCTGCTGTGTTTGTGGCTAGACTTTGAGGCCCGACCCGTCCCGGTCCCAACCGCAGCTAGTCGCTTCTCGGAGGTGGTGCCtggtgcctcccctcccccacgcagCCTGCCTCCCACTGAGCCTTCCTCCTGGACCGGAGCCACTGTCCTGCAGGGGGACCCTGTCATGTTCCCAGTTGGGCCCGTGACTCAGCGGCCCTCTCAGAACCAGGGAGCAGGCTGTTGCCATGCTaaccaggcaggggaggggggcgggggaggggccgaccAGGGCCCGGGCTTCCAGGGTCCTTCCCGCCGGCCCAGCGCTGCCAAGCTGTGTCCACACCCAGCCCGCTGCCCGGTCACCCAGGCTGCCAGCTCCGTTCCTCGCAGGCTGGAGCCGCCCAGCCTGACCCACTGGCTGGATGGTAAACCGAGGCACGTGGAAGGGTCTGGTGCCTCCGCCTCCAGCTCCTCCTGCATCGTCACCTCCAGCAGATCCCCACAGAAACGGACCCCTGAAGTCTGGACCAACTCGCAAGTGGAGGGCGCAGTGCTGGCCATCTGCACGCTGGCGACCTGTAGGAGACGGGGGCGAACTCCGGTCCCTGTCCCTCCTTTCCCTGCAGCCCTCACTTCCGGGCCGTTCCCCGGGTCCCGCCGCACCCCCTCTGTCCGTACTCAGGGCAGAACGGGTCTGTGCATCTCCCGACCACCCCACCTGACCTCCCCCACGGCAGCAGGGAAGGCAGCCCTCTGCCTGTCAGAGTCCTTCCGGGCAGGGCCACCGGCCCTCATCCTTGTCCCCAGGGCTCTTCTGCCTGGCTGCTCAATGCACAACGGGAGCAAGGGCGGGGCGCACAGCTTTGGAAAAGGGGGTCAGGCCCGGCAGGCGCACGGGCAGCGGCCACCAAGTGCGGGCTGCCTCCCCGGGGCGGTGCCCGGGTCAGACGGCGCCCAGGACAGAGGGCACCGCAGAGCCGGCCGAGCTGTGCCGGGTTGCAGGTGACAGCAGTTTGCGGTTTGGGGACCGGTGCCGTGGGCCCCGAGCCTTGTCACGGAGCCACCCGCCTCCGGCCCTCACCCTCCCTGCCGCGTGCCCCTGCAGCTGTCCCTGGCGGAGCCCCCGGGCcgtgggaggaggatggggacagCCGTCTGGGGCCTGGGGCGGCTCCAGGCTGCGGGCCTGGGAGCTGATCTGCTCCAGGCCCGAGGCGGGCAGGCGGGCGGGAGGCGGCCCCAGGAGCAGACCAGCTGGGCTCACGGCGCCCAGGTGCCCACCCCGCCCAGCCCCAGCCTCGCTGGCAGCTGGCCCTGCAGAGACGTCAGTGGATCTGGGCATCCCCGGAaatctccggggggggggggggcagggactcACCTCCCTGATAGGGACCAAATGACGTGTCCAGCAACTTGAACAAAAGCCTGTGTGCAGAGACCCAGCCGTGCCTTCCTGTCGCTGGCTTGTCCGCCGCTGCGTGGTGAGCTCAGGCCACCAGGACAGAGCAGCGCGCACCGGGCAGCTCCCACGGCACTCGTTTATCTCCTCGGAGTTCTGGGGCTGGACGTGTGAGATCAGCTGTCACAGGGCCGGTGGCTCTCGAGGCCTCTGCCCCGGGCGTGTAGATGCGTCCTCTCCCCGTGCCCTCACGAGGCCGCCCCTCTGTGCGTGCCTGTGTCCTGATGGCCTCCTC includes:
- the ZBTB42 gene encoding zinc finger and BTB domain-containing protein 42 — protein: MEFPEHGARLLGRLRQQREQGFLCDCTVLVGAARFPAHRAVLAACSVYFHLFYRDRPAGGRDAVRLNGDVVTAPAFGRLLDFMYGGRLDLRSLPVEDVLAAASYLHMYDVVKVCKGRLRDRGRALPRGPPAARAEPLGPPPRTQPARAPEKAGPPRSGLCALPPRAPGPPPWQAPGDAERALDLSLKPGRRREPAHAPRVLHTAPRVQMQHGAQPPVRDSRDSPSERDGGAHGPPQPPCAPAAEPSAGGREPEPKPEPDAELGARGDELGPGARPCVCPLCGKLFPGAHVLQLHLSAHFRERDGGRARLSPDGTVPTCPLCGKTFSCTYTLKRHERTHSGEKPYTCAQCGKSFQYSHNLSRHAVVHTREKPHACRWCERRFTQSGDLYRHVRKFHCGLVKSLLV